The nucleotide window gggTACAtcacacaggttatgaacacaacATCGGTGAAAAGAAtgatggtcttaaaagggagggtgtCTTAAATTGTGGGGTCTTAAatgtggggttccactgtatgacaaTATGGAGACAGCGGCTATCGGCGCTGGTAGTAGGTCCGTGACGTCAGAATCGTCTCACACTAAAATAATCACAGGGCTAATAAGCACAGTCTTGCAATCTTTGTCGTCACAATGTCATGGCAagttcggtgtccgaacctccccccgtgtacactacattgggtgtgcacgttaaagatcccacgattgacaaaagggtctttcctggcaaaattgcttaggcacagttaataattgtctacctatacccgtgtgacttggaataataggccgtgaaaggtaaatatgcgccgaaatggctgcaatctactggccgtatacaatttcatctcacacggcatcactgcagagcgcctagaactgtacccacggaatatgcgcgatataagactcattgattgattgattgattgattgatagttttCGCACCTTGACCAACATCGCATGCAATCTCGACCGCCGattgaaaaaacaaataaaacatagCATTATAATGTAGCCATGGACATGTCCTAGCTATTTCTAGCACTATCTAACCCAGGCACATTTCGGCAGCTTGGTGTTACGTTTGTCGACAGAAAAGCTACTTTAACGAACGCTCCCACCCTCCCCTCTCACAACCCCGTAGTGATGATTGCACTAATATGTTGTGCGTTGTATTATGCGTTGTATTATACGTTGCTTTCATTTTGGTTGTGTAATTATTGGATCTGAGCTAGTGAACAAAAAACCCTGCCATCGTGTCAATTAGTGACTGGTCTAGGTGATTTCAGTCAGTGTCAATTAGTGACTGGTCTAGGTGATTTCAGTCAGTGTCAATTAGTGACTGTGTCGCGGAACGCGATTCAGAAAATAAGTTTGTGTATTGCAGTGGTTTGCAGTGTTTAGTCATGTTTAGTCAATAATATTTATCCGATTTAACCGAGACCGGAAGGAGACGGCGCATGAAGGTACCGAGACCAGAAAGAGACGGCGCGTGAGGGTCTTCTTTAGTGTGAAAAGTCTCTCGCGTCACGTATAGCGCAGCCAATTATCAGGAGGAGGTCAACGGCGATCTGGCATTCTGCATTGAGACACGAGGACAGGCGCACGGGCAGGCAGACGAACGTCTTAATTCGCTGGTCAAGAAACAGCATGCGACGCATGTCACATTAATAGCAGAATAACTTACGTCGAAGGACGTTCCGGGTTCCGGGTTCCGGGTTCCGGGTTCTGGGTGAAGATGCCTAAGGACGTCGAGGCAGAGTATATTTACCGAACACTTCAAAGAACATGAACTGGATGGGGAAAACCGACGAGTCACGAGCAAGCATGGTTTCAACTGGGATCGACCTTTTCGTCATCTTCAGACCGTCAGGCGAACCAGTTCTTCAGAACTAATTTAAGTaacacaaaggaaaaaaaacagaCGTGCTTGTTCTGTGTCTCTCGAACTCGTGTGATATGAATCGTGCGCGATGAACTAACTTTCCGAACTTTTcgaatcttttctttttttgatacaCCATTCATCCATCGGAAAATAAACCGAAATTTATACTTCGTAGAATCCACCTATAAAGAATTGCGTTTGTTGTTGAGTTGTTTTAGCAATAAAACTCAAGTGTGGGAGTTTGAAAGTACTTCTACTTTTCTAAATCTTTCTTCCCCACATTCCGCTACAGTGGGGGCTCGTGTCCGGGATACGATTTTATGAGCTAGatcttattttttttctgtgtggcCAACAACGCAAATTTTTGTAGGTGCGCGGAGGTTGtctatccttttttttttttttagtgcacgttggagttttttttgtttttttgtttttgttttttggtttttttttcgtttttttttcattctctttttgcttgtcccgacgcttgttccttctcccagtatgctaccacgccgccccgtcccagcacttactgcaacatccacccctgaacttcgttccgccgccagactttgtcgaatcagtgagcccccagtgttggtcagacacctgggCACCCTCACTAATTCtacagacactccagggaaggatgtcaggccgctgcggaaggctaccctcggaagatgacactgcactgctgctgagtcacttcgacggtgttcagtattggtcctgttcctggcaagggacacaggcaccgctacctactaagccctctacttacgacactgactgttaagtcgcggagccagactgagtgagcgtctcctcagagagcagaccgccactgcgTCCTTCCGTCGACCCCCCTGGAGCATCCCAGGCCGGCAGCAGAATATTCAGGGATggctggaacaggaacactggaaccaaggtcaccatgagagccctGAGCAGGAAGGGTCACAAGAATCGAgacacgtttttttttttttttgcactttCTGCGTCAATcgcattcgtgaagtgaatgacactcggctgtgtgatcccagccttcccattggaactttagcacttccactctgggtaggagccgaccgaagCTCGaaaaacccacccaccccttatgggattcgaaccacgatctcccggcccgcagtccgacgcgctaaccactgcgccacggggGCCGGTAGGTTGTCTATCCTTACCCCATCGCAGCACAGCACGTCTGTTTcttatgcatgatagttagtcTGGAGTAGACTAGAGAAGCTATACATGTATGTTAGTTAATCTTGAGTAGATTAGTAAGCTAACACAAGAAAGCGGCGATTGCTCGGGCGAGGATTGGACGGCAACAGCAGCACTCTAAATTATATTTCTTTCACCCTACATCTTTTGAAGATAACGGTAAAGTACTAGTCGAACTGAACCCAAGCTCTTTTAGGTTGAACGAGGTTCAACAGGTAACTGGATCTAACTTGAGTAGAAGTTAGATCAGTGAACTAAGTTAGGTCGTACCAATTCGGAGTAGTTGAGACTACGACTAACCTAGTAGAGTAGAGATTTAAATTGAGTCAACATAACCAGAGTGAGGTGGTGTTAGGACTAATTTAAATCGAGGACGGTGTTTAGCTTCTTGGTTCTAAGGTTCAAAGTAAAGTCTATACTCCGTGGCGGTTGTAACTAATCAGTGTGAATTAGTGCAGCTGAAATGTTGTATTGGTAATCTACGACAGGGTCGGGGTCACAATCAACATAAGTAGCAGTAGTTAGCAGCTTGGCTTGGAGTCAAGGTCACTTTCGTTAGAAGTAGGGTATTGTCTAACAGAGTGTCGAGGCTAGTCTACGGCTACAACAGTCAAACCTTGTATCGTCTGGAACGAACTAAGATTGACTGAGGCGAGGTATCTAGtgatcttttttttctcctacaGGTAAACCTTAGTGACATTTATTCTAGAGTAGAGTAAACATGCCCCGCCCACGTCAGGTAGCAGAGGTGGACTCGCCTCTAGTGGCATACCAGCGTGACGGCAACGTACTAGGCTTATCAGGTAAACCCTTAGCAGAGTATATCGAAAAACGCCGGCTCGAGGAGCTGGAggagaagaagagaaaagaTAACCTGGAGTTGGAGGAGAGGAGACGGAGAGAAGCTCTCCAGGCTGAAGAGCGTAGGATCGCAGCAGAGAGAGAAGATAGGCGCGAGGAGCGAGATTTCGAACTGCGTCGTATCGAGTTGCAGAATCAAGCTGAAGGCAATCGCAACCAGAACGCTCGCGAGTTAGGCAACGATGCTGGTCCCGGGCATGAGAAATCAATCAAATTGAAGCTACCATATCTGGATGATAAAGATGATCTCGAGGCATACTTTCGTCAATTCGAAAGGGTAGCAAAAATCTCGAAAtgggatgatgatgattgggGAGCGCGACTAGGCTGCCAACTCAAAGGCAAAGCACGCGAGGCATATGCCAGATTGTCAGATGAAGAGGCAAAGGTCTACAACACGGTAAAGGCCGCTATTCTGGAAAAGTTCCAGCTGACATCAGAGGCGTACCGGAAAAAGTTTAGGGGCGCCAAGAAAGAGGCTGGGGAAAGCGCAAAGGAAGGGTTGACGAGGATTCGACTGTATTTTGACAGGTGGGTGGAGCTAGCAAAGAGAGAGGGTAAAGCACATGACCCAAAAAGTCTGATCATCATGGAAAGGTTTCTAGAATGGCTACCCTTTGAACAAGCTCGGTTCGTGCGGGAGCGTAACCCAATCAATGTCGATGAGGCGCTCAAACACGCGCGCGTGTACGAGGAGTCGCGCGAATCGGAACATCGCCGGGCGATCCCTAATCCACCCAAAACAGTGCATAACCAACCCAACGGTGGTTCCAAACCCCCCGCGAACGTGAGAACAGATAACTTCAGGTTCGGCAACGCATCGGAGGGACAGAGGTCGGGTCCCAGCGGTTGTTTTCTATGTGGCGGACCTCACCTGGCGCGTCAGTGTCCTAAGAGCAAACCCAACAATAAGCCTAGCTCTGCATCAACGATCACATTGGCAGCGGTGGACGTTCAGGAACCTCCCACAGTATGTGAGAAATGCTGTAACCTCGTGTTTGAGCCGCAGTGTGAAGCTACCGTCGAAGGCAAGACGGTGAGAGCGATAAGGGATACGGGAGCTTCCGCTATCATTGTGGACAGCGAGATAGTTCCGAGGGAGAAGTACACGGGCGAAGCAAAGAGAGTAGTGTTAGCCGATTCCCGTGTGACTAGAGAGCTCCCGATAGCTGAAGTGGAGATGCGAACTCCATTTTTCAGTGGCATTACCAAGGTGTTGGTGATGGATAGGCCGGTGCATCCGGTGTTGATCGGTAACGTGAGGACCGATAGTCAAAATGTCGAGACAGGGGTGCCTTTGTTCCGAGCAAGAGCGGAGACTT belongs to Littorina saxatilis isolate snail1 unplaced genomic scaffold, US_GU_Lsax_2.0 scaffold_3047, whole genome shotgun sequence and includes:
- the LOC138956987 gene encoding uncharacterized protein; its protein translation is MPRPRQVAEVDSPLVAYQRDGNVLGLSGKPLAEYIEKRRLEELEEKKRKDNLELEERRRREALQAEERRIAAEREDRREERDFELRRIELQNQAEGNRNQNARELGNDAGPGHEKSIKLKLPYLDDKDDLEAYFRQFERVAKISKWDDDDWGARLGCQLKGKAREAYARLSDEEAKVYNTVKAAILEKFQLTSEAYRKKFRGAKKEAGESAKEGLTRIRLYFDRWVELAKREGKAHDPKSLIIMERFLEWLPFEQARFVRERNPINVDEALKHARVYEESRESEHRRAIPNPPKTVHNQPNGGSKPPANVRTDNFRFGNASEGQRSGPSGCFLCGGPHLARQCPKSKPNNKPSSASTITLAAVDVQEPPTVCEKCCNLVFEPQCEATVEGKTVRAIRDTGASAIIVDSEIVPREKYTGEAKRVVLADSRVTRELPIAEVEMRTPFFSGITKVLVMDRPVHPVLIGNVRTDSQNVETGVPLFRARAETCAPVVTRQQEAKSKEKPVKVIPKETLIGQIKPDDLKAEQRNDPDLVKARAVADQKLKTGTRYVWKKDILYRVYSSKDTEYKQGVVPKKFRDEVMGLAHDSPMSGHLGARKTRDRIWRDFFWPGICGDVRHYCASCDACQRSTPKGATRKVPLQKVPLMNTPFERVGVDIIGPILPASARGHRYILTMIDHATRYAEAVPLKDISSETVADALFEMWTRFGLPKEVLTDQGGQF